From the genome of Methanofervidicoccus abyssi, one region includes:
- the purL gene encoding phosphoribosylformylglycinamidine synthase subunit PurL, with product MFKYLNNKQYTLVKNYKDGNMDIEDLKYIEKKLGRKPNDIEIGMFENLWSEHCSYRSTRNILKLFGKTIKDDQNIVIGPGDDAAVIRIDRETGLCIALAMESHNHPSYIDPYNGAATGVGGIVRDVISMNAKPIALLDSLRFGDIEGEMGNKVRWLVEGVVSGISDYGNRIGVPTVGGECEFHRSYNYNNLVNVVCIGIVREGEVITGKARDPNLSLILVGSTGRDGIGGASFASKDLTSESEEDRPSVQIGDPFVGKCLIDSVLEACKTGKVKAIKDLGAAGLTSACSEMCYGGGVGAEIHLEKVILREEGMTPYEILVSESQERMLLAVERGGEEEVIEIFKKYELPASVIGWTTDTKRIIVKIHGKKIVDLPLDLLCGAPPIERREKLCIFEEYIDSNRVEMPEDLGEVLLKLLGSPNIASKMWIYERYDYEVQLRTVVKPGMDAAVLRFMECPPKALALTTDCNPNFCKLNPYVGSVYTVCEGVRNLATVGAKPIAMLDNLNFGNPEKPERMYQLKKCVEGLANCAEFFNIPIVGGNVSLYNETVIDGKEYPINPTPTICLVGIVDNVEMVPSIYSNVEEGDVIIVTNETKDEMGGSEYFRYIHEIEKGIVPRCNLEREKKIYDTVIDLIGKGLISYATDCSRGGLGVGVARLCIMNKIGAEIYLGNYNKNNLRDDILLFSETSGRILLVVKGENVEEVLNALGKNGYIIGKVGGGSLSVYSRDKEIINLGIKEMKDVYEKSFPKIMGDVE from the coding sequence ATTGAAATTGGGATGTTCGAAAACCTCTGGAGTGAGCACTGTTCCTATAGAAGTACAAGAAACATCCTTAAGTTATTCGGTAAAACCATAAAGGATGACCAGAACATAGTCATAGGGCCTGGAGACGACGCTGCTGTAATAAGGATTGATAGAGAAACTGGCCTATGTATAGCACTGGCAATGGAAAGTCATAATCATCCTTCTTATATAGATCCCTACAACGGTGCCGCCACAGGTGTTGGGGGAATAGTAAGAGATGTTATTTCTATGAATGCAAAACCTATTGCACTTCTGGACTCTCTTAGGTTTGGGGATATCGAGGGAGAGATGGGAAATAAAGTCAGATGGCTTGTGGAAGGGGTGGTTAGTGGTATCAGTGATTATGGAAATAGGATCGGCGTACCAACTGTAGGGGGAGAGTGTGAGTTTCACAGATCCTACAACTACAACAACCTTGTGAATGTTGTCTGTATAGGGATTGTAAGAGAAGGGGAAGTTATAACGGGAAAGGCCAGGGATCCTAACCTGTCCCTTATACTTGTGGGGAGTACCGGAAGGGATGGAATAGGTGGGGCCTCTTTCGCTTCTAAGGACCTCACAAGTGAGAGTGAGGAAGATAGGCCAAGTGTCCAGATCGGAGATCCCTTTGTAGGTAAGTGTTTAATAGATAGTGTATTGGAAGCATGTAAAACTGGAAAGGTAAAAGCTATAAAGGATCTAGGGGCTGCAGGACTTACCTCTGCATGTTCAGAGATGTGTTACGGTGGAGGTGTTGGTGCAGAGATACACTTAGAGAAGGTTATCTTAAGAGAGGAGGGAATGACACCTTACGAGATACTAGTATCAGAATCTCAGGAAAGAATGTTGTTGGCAGTTGAGAGGGGAGGGGAAGAAGAAGTAATAGAGATATTTAAGAAGTACGAACTTCCAGCCTCTGTTATAGGTTGGACTACAGATACTAAGAGAATTATAGTTAAGATACATGGTAAGAAGATCGTAGATCTACCTCTAGATCTACTCTGTGGAGCACCACCTATAGAGAGAAGGGAGAAACTCTGTATATTTGAGGAATATATAGATAGTAATAGGGTTGAAATGCCTGAAGATCTTGGAGAGGTACTGTTGAAACTACTTGGGAGTCCAAATATCGCTTCGAAGATGTGGATATACGAGAGATATGATTACGAAGTACAACTGAGAACTGTTGTAAAACCTGGAATGGATGCTGCAGTACTTAGGTTTATGGAATGTCCTCCAAAGGCATTGGCACTTACAACAGACTGTAATCCTAACTTCTGTAAGTTAAACCCCTATGTAGGTAGCGTATATACAGTATGCGAAGGTGTTAGAAACCTTGCAACTGTAGGGGCAAAACCTATAGCAATGTTGGACAACTTAAACTTTGGAAATCCAGAGAAACCTGAAAGAATGTATCAGTTGAAGAAGTGTGTAGAGGGATTAGCCAACTGTGCAGAGTTTTTCAACATCCCTATTGTAGGAGGCAATGTAAGTCTCTACAACGAAACTGTAATAGATGGTAAGGAGTATCCTATAAATCCAACGCCTACTATATGCCTGGTAGGTATCGTAGATAACGTGGAGATGGTGCCTTCTATATACAGTAACGTGGAAGAGGGAGATGTTATTATAGTAACAAACGAGACGAAGGATGAAATGGGGGGAAGTGAATATTTCAGATACATTCATGAGATCGAAAAAGGTATCGTACCAAGGTGCAACTTGGAGAGGGAGAAAAAGATATACGACACAGTGATTGATCTCATAGGTAAGGGGCTGATAAGTTATGCAACTGACTGTTCGAGGGGAGGTTTAGGTGTAGGTGTAGCAAGACTCTGTATTATGAACAAGATAGGTGCAGAGATATATCTGGGGAATTACAATAAAAACAACCTAAGGGATGATATACTTCTATTCTCAGAGACTTCAGGGAGGATATTACTTGTTGTAAAGGGGGAGAATGTGGAGGAAGTTCTTAACGCCTTAGGTAAAAATGGATATATTATTGGAAAAGTTGGAGGGGGCTCTTTGAGTGTATACAGTAGAGATAAGGAGATCATCAACTTAGGTATAAAAGAGATGAAAGATGTTTATGAAAAGAGTTTTCCTAAGATAATGGGAGATGTCGAATGA